The nucleotide window GAAACAGGCGAGGAGACTGAGCTAGATGAGTAACCCAACCAATCAAGAAGTTGAAGTGAAAATTCTTAATATTAATGCAGAAGAAATAGAGTTAAAATTAAAAAAACTTAACGCAGAAAAAGTTAAAGAAGTTTTTCAAACAAATCAATATTATACTAATCCTTGTGCAACAGAGAAAAAAGCCATTAGAATACGAAAAGAGAATAACAAATCTTGGGTTACTATCAAACGAAAACTAGCTAAAAAAGAAAATGGTGTTCGTACTCGGGAAGAAATTGAAGAAGAGATTTCAAACCCGCTAGCTATGGAAAATATTTTTTCAGGGTTAGGTTTAACAAAAGAACGACTCTATGAAATAAAGCGTAAATATTATTATGTAAATAATTGTTCTGTTGAAATTGTTCATATGGCAACTATTCCTACCTATCTTGAAATTGAAGGTAGCAAAGAACAAATTTATAGAGTTGCTGAAAAATTAGGATTTAGCCAAGATGATTTTCTAAAAGAATCATTCTATAAAGTGTACCCGCAAACAAAAGAACACGACATGTTATTTGAAAATGAGTGAAATAATTAATACAAGAACAGGAAAGTACAAAACAGATAACGTTAATCTAGAAGATACTGAATCAACAATAGCATTCAAAAAAGCATGGTATATTTATAGGTTTTTCAAAGAAATAAATAATGAAAAAAGAAAAAAAATTATTACTGAAATGAAAAAATATGTAAAAATTAATGAATTAAAAATAAAATCTCCAAGCAAGAAAAAAACAAACATTTTAGTTTATTGTAATGAACTTGAAGGGAAAAAAGTTCTACAAAAAGTGTTTAGAAAGGAAATTTCAGTAATGATACCCGAATCGGAGTATCAAATAAAAATAAGTAGAACAAATTCGTTTTT belongs to Candidatus Woesearchaeota archaeon and includes:
- the cyaB gene encoding class IV adenylate cyclase translates to MSNPTNQEVEVKILNINAEEIELKLKKLNAEKVKEVFQTNQYYTNPCATEKKAIRIRKENNKSWVTIKRKLAKKENGVRTREEIEEEISNPLAMENIFSGLGLTKERLYEIKRKYYYVNNCSVEIVHMATIPTYLEIEGSKEQIYRVAEKLGFSQDDFLKESFYKVYPQTKEHDMLFENE